DNA sequence from the Chlamydiales bacterium STE3 genome:
AGGTAAGGAGGAGTCGGGCTGGGAAAAAGAACGGGATGATGCGATTGCCACAATTCACGGATTTGGCGGGGATGAGATGGGCAGAAAACTTTGGAAGATAGGTTCGGGTTATCACGAAAGGTCGTTGGCAGAGACGGCAATGTTTAGGGTCAAGAAGCTGTTTGGAGATGGATTGAAAGCTCGTTCAATGGGATCTCAGAAGACAGAAGCTATTTGCAAGTGCATGGTAATTAACAAGATGAATAAACTTGGAATGCCAAGGTTTGACTGGGTGTTTGAAGCAGCCTAAGGGCTGTATAGGTTTAGGGAGAACCCGTACCTTAGTTGGCAACCATATATTTTATGCTGTGAGGGCTATTGTGCAACAAGGCCATCTGTCAAGGGGTGGCATGAGTCTTCGCTAAAGAGAACAGATATCAGGACCAGGATTTCCGCAACGATGCAGTCGAATTGCGTCGGCTATAAAATTTAGAACAGACCTACCCTGTCTACGCAAAGTTTCGACGCAGCCCTGAATTTCTGCTCGCCAAAGCACGGTCATATTCCGAGCGACTATCAAAACATAGCTTTCTTGCTACGACAAGTGATCTTAGAGCTTCTTCTGCCAGATTGATCCCCTCATTCATTTTTTCTACTGCTTCTGAAAGATGTTTTTGCGATAAATGCGCATACCTTTTTGTAACTTCAAGTCGTTTATGTCCAAGCAAAATTCCGATCTCAGTTAGGCTTGAACCTGACATGGCCATGTAATACCATTTACCAAAAATAAAATTATAAATTAAATTCCTGCCCTTCATGCTATCATCCTTTTTTTAAAGGATGATAGCATGAAGGGCAGGAAAGCTAGATCTATAGAAGGACTGGAGAAATATAATTTTGCTAAATTGGCAACTTCTGAAGGAAGTGCTAGGGAGCGAAGGCGATTTTTAGCATTTGCTCACATACAAGATGGGAAAAGCTTATCTGAGGCTGCACGAATGATAAAAGTAAAACCTAGCACTGTAATTATCTGGGTCTGCAAGTTTCGCAAGGACGGCATTGAGGGGCTAAAAGAGAAAGGAGGTCGTGGAGCTGAACCTTGTATCCCTAAGAATGAAGAAGCATTAATTGGCCAAGCTGTACTAGCAATGCAAGAGAATCGTGTAGGAGGTAGAATTCGTGCTCAAGATGTCCATGAGAGGGTAAAGCGTACTTACGGAAAGAGTCTTTCAAATGGCAGTTTATACAGACTTTTGCATCGCGTTGGCTTATCATGGATAACAGGGAGATCAATACATCCGAAAGCGGATATTGAAAAGCAGACTGATTTTAAAAAAAATTCAAAGAAAAAGTCCAAGGAGTAGTTCCAGAGAATATTAATCTAGGGCGTGTCGTCAATTAAGCCATATTACTGAGGCCGCTAAATAAAATTGCAGATAAAAAATTCCTAGCAGTCTTGTCATAACGAGTAGCAATTCCTCGATATTGTTTTAGCTTAGCAAAAAAATTCTCTATCAGATGTCTCGTTTTATATAAATGCTTATCATAAGCCCTGGGCGATTTAGCATTATTTTTTGATGGAATTACAATTCCTTTACCTGTCATTCCCAAAGGGAGAATGACTCGTTCTTCAGCACTAAAAGCCTTATCAGCAATCACAATCTCTGCTTGAATTTTAGGAAGTAATAGATCTGCTCCATCTTCGATGAATATTTTTCCGATCTCCAAACCGCTCTGGCAGATCCCTCCAGGGTATGCCACTCGATATCTGTAAAGAACTGCTTCAACAAATAATCGATTATCTTTGGCAGTAGATCCTACAGTTCCACGGCGCCCTGGCAACAAATCCTTGATTCGTTCCCATTGATCATCCCGCAACGCATATCGCTTCATAAGCTAACCTCTTGAATTGGCTAGATTACTCAATATCAAGTTATTTTAATCAAGCAATTAATTGACGACACGCCCTAGTTTTATAGCTTTTTTCAAAAAATCACGATAAGCAATAGCTTCTTTTGTATCTGGCTTACCGTCTTTTACACCAGTGTATTTTCTTGGTAGGATCTCAAGTGTAAACTGTAAATATCGCGGTTCTTTAAGGAGGACAATCATGGCTGAGCGACCGATTTCATAAGTTGGGAAAATAGAAAAAATGTATGTCTGCTCTTTACCTTCTTCATTTATAACAACGTATGATCCAGATTCAATAGCCCCATATTGTTTGCTATGCGAACCACTTGCCAAATTACCGGGGTTATTATGACGCCAAGCTTTTGATCCTTTCAATGATCCTTTTGCAGGATCTTTACGATGAATCAGCTGATTACCTTCTTTGTCGTGGTATACTATTGAAAGTCCTTCGCCCTTTTCCCCTTTAATCCACTTGGCGTCCGTTGGTGCCTTCATATGGATCCATCCCTAATTGATTGACCCGTGATTGTCCGTCTTCTTTTTGTTTAGTGCAAATAGTTTGTAAGCAGTATTTTTTGATGAGTTCTTACGAGCAGAAAAATTGGAAAATAGCGCGATGAATCACGCCCTTAAAAAACCGGAAACAGCCGATTCTTCGTCTTTGACTTGTGCTTAGGAAAAAATCAACTCGGAAATACTTGACTTCCGTCTTCTTCCGTGTTAATTTCCTAGCCAAGAGCTTAGAAGGGATGGCTTAAATGATTGAAGAGTATCTATCGCAAAATGAATCTAAGACTTTGGAATTCAAAGAGAATGCAAGATCACTTTCTGGGATAATCAAAACGATTGTGGCTTTTGCGAACACTTCAGGGGGAATACTACTCATTGGAGTAAAGGATAAAACAAAAGAAATCGTGGGCGTTTCTAGCTCTCTTCAGGAAGAAGAGAGGATCGCGAATGTTATAAGCGACAGTATTGCTCCTTTAATCATTCCAGATATAGAAATTCATGCTTATCGTGATAGGGAGTTAATCATCATACGCGTTCCTCACGCCGCTGGTCCCTTTTACCTGAAAGCAGAAGGGCCAAAGAACGGGGTTTACATTCGATTCGGCTCTACAAACCGCATTGTTGATGATGAAATGCTAAATTCTCTTAAGCTATTTTCAGAAAATCGCACCTATGATGAATTGCCCTCCCCAAAAGGAATTCTGGATGAAGAGGCTATTGAAAAGTCTTTTGCAATTGTCAAGAAATGTCCAACAAAGAAACAGTTGGCAGCTCTAAATGTATTAACTGAGCACTTAGGTAAATCTATCAATACAAATGGGGGGACGTTATTATTTGGCCTCAACCGTCTGACTCTCTTTCCCGATGCTCTTATTCGATGTGCTAGATTTAAAGGGATTAATAAAGAAAGAATTATAGACAGCCGAGAAATCACATCTAGCCTACCTTTTGCAGTTGGAGAGGCTTTAGCCTTTATTGAAAAAAACACTGCAATTGAAAGTGTTATTGGAAAAATTCATCGTCAAGATATTCCAGAATATCCTCCTTTCGCGCTAAGAGAAGCTGTGATAAATGCCATTCTCCACTCGGATTATTCTATAAAAGGATGTTATATACAAATTGCAATTTTTGATGATCGAATTGAATTTACAAATCCTGGAGGGTTACCATTTGGACAAACTATTCAAAAAGCTCTACAGGGGTTTTCAAAACTACGTAATCGTGTGATAGGTCGAGTTTTTAAAGAATTAAAGTTAATCGAGCAGTGGGGATCAGGATTGCAAAGAATACTTGCGGTTTGCGCAAAAGAGGGTCTGGGCATTCCTTTAATTGAAGAACATAACAATCAGTTTCGGCTAACTTTATATGGGAAACGTACTCAGCAACGTCAACTATTAGCATGGGAAAAAGTTCTTTTTGATCATTTGGAGGAAAGGCAGTCAATAACAACAAAAGAGGCTGCCAAAATTTGGAACGTGTCTGATAGAACAGCGAGAACAAGATTAAAGGCCATGGCAGAGTCAGGTAGACTTCAAAGGGTAGCTACCTCCGAAAAAGATCCATTTGCACTATTTATCATAAGGAAATAAAAATGGTTGATGAATCTCTTCTCTACAGTGTGTGTTCTGCAACCCCTAAAGAAGCAGAAATCCTTAATGAAAAAACGGATACATTTAATGCTGACCTTGCCCCTTAATTACATCCACCCCTAAATAGAGATTCAGGCAATTAGTTGGTTAATATTTTCCATTTTTATGCTGTTAGCAAATTGCCCAGGACTTAGCCCTTTTGAGCTTGTATGAGGACGATAGCAATTATAGTCCTCGCGCCATTTTTCAATGATGCTTCTTGCATCTTTTAAGTTTAAAAACCAATTCTCATTTAGGCATTCATCTCTGAGCTTCCCATTAAAGCTTTCAATATAGCCATATAGGGCAAGGTCATAACGCAAAAGGATTATGCAAAAAATCTTGGATAAGGGAAGAGATTTTACTTGAGCCTCTTCTTTCCTATTTTGATCGCATTCAATTACCAGATGAAACCGTAAATGAGATTCTTGGTCATTTACGAAAAGTTTTTGAACATGAGCAGGAATTTTTTCAACCAATCGCAAGCAACTCTTCGCAAAGAGTTAGAGTAAATTCAAAAACGCTTACCTCGTTTGATAGACGAGCATTTAGATGGTAACATTGATGCAAATATTTATCAGCAGAAGCTGCAGGAATACAAAAAACGTCAAAAGGAAATCACCCGAGAAATGGAAGCGCATGTGGATGCTGATGAAACTTGTCTTTTAACAATCACAACAGTAGTGGATTTAGCACGAAGAGCAAAGGAAATCTACTTGAGTTCGAATTTGGATGAAAAACGGGAACTTCTGAATTTGGTTTATTCGAACTTAAAATTAAGGGAGAAAAAATTGCTTGTGACACTGCTTGAGCCGTTTTCACGACTCATGGCAGCATCACATCAACCAATATGTCTCCGGATGTAGGATTCGAACCTACGACCAATGGATTAACAGTCCACTGCTCTACCGCTGAGCTAATCCGGAATAAGTGAAGATCTTATTAATTTTGCGATTTTTCTGCAAATAATTTTCGAGAAAAATGGCAAAGAAAAGGAGCGGTTCGTGGCCGCTCCTAAATCATTAAAAAAATGATTAATAGTCCATGCCAGCTGGGCTTGGTGCCGCTTCTTTCTGATCAGGAATTTCAGCAACAATTGCTTCTGTCGTTAGCAACATCGCTGCAACCGACACGGCATTTTCCAAAGCACTGCGAGAGACTTTAGTTGGATCTAAAATACCCGCTTTCACCATATCGACATATTCGCCGGTAAGAGCGTTATAGCCATTTTGGTCGGTAAGCTTTTCAACTTCTAAAAGGATGACAAATCCCTCTTGACCCGCATTTTCTGCAATCTGGCGTAATGGAGCACTTAATGCGCGAATGATAATCATTGCCCCGGTTTTTTCATCTCCAGTTAGCTTCTCAGCGAGAGCCTTCACAGCAGGAATGCAGCGAATAAACGCTACGCCACCACCTGGGAGAATCCCTTCTTCTACAGCTGCTGCAGTCGCATGTTGCGCATCTTCCACACGATCTTTTTTCTCTTTCATTTCGATTTCTGTGGCAGCCCCTACACGAATGACACCGACACCACCAGCAAGCTTAGCTAAGCGCTCTTGCAACTTTTCACGATCATAGTCAGAATCTGTTTCTTCAATCTGACGTTTAATAAGAGAAATTTGCTCGTTGATCTGCTGTCTGTTGCCAGCCCCTTCAACAACTGTTGTCTCTTCTTTTTTGACAACCGCTTTTTTGGCTTTTCCTAGCATCTCAATTGTTGCTTTCTCAAGGTTCATACCAAGTTCTTCACTGATGACTTGGCCACCTGTTAACACAGCAATATCTTGTAGAATCGCTTTGCGGCGATCACCAAAGCCAGGAGCTTTTACGGCGCAAACTTTTAAACCAACACGTAAGCGGTTGACAACGAGAGTTGCCAAAGCTTCTCCCTCAACATCTTCAGCGATAATTAGCAAAGGTTTGCCTGTTTCAGCAACTGCTTGCAGAATAGGGATCAATTCTTTGACAGATGAAATCTTCTTCTCATAAATAAGAATATAGGCATCTTCGAGAACACATTCTTGTGTTTCTGGATTAGTCATGAAATAAGGGGAAAGGTATCCGCGATCAAAATTCATTCCTTCAACAACATCTAATGTTGTTTCAAAGCCTTTCGCTTCTTCAACAGTGATGGTGCCATCTTTACCGACACGCTCCATTGCTTTTGCAATGATGTCGCCAATTTCAGCATCGTTGTTAGCAGAAATTGTAGCCACTTGAGCAATTTCTTGCTGTGTTTCTACTTTCTTGGAACGTTTTGTTAATTCTCCAACAACCGTTTTTAACGCTTTTTCCATGCCGCGTTTTAAATCCATTGGGTTTGCTCCAGCAGCAACGTTGCGTAAGCCTTCGCTATAGATGGCTTCAGCAAGAACTGTCGCCGTCGTTGTCCCATCGCCCGCTTTGTCAGCTGTCTTGCTAGCAACTTCTTTAACCATTTGAGCGCCCATGTTCTCAAATTTGTCTTCCAGCTCAATCTCTTTGGCAACAGTCACTCCATCTTTAGTAATATGCGGTGTGCCATAAGTTTTATCGATGATAACATTGCGTCCTTTCGGTCCTAAGGTTACCTTTACTGCATCAGCAAGAGTACGAACCCCTTTTAAAATTTTCTGACGCGCTT
Encoded proteins:
- a CDS encoding Uncharacterized protein (Product derived from UniProtKB/Trembl:D1R6S6), which codes for MIEEYLSQNESKTLEFKENARSLSGIIKTIVAFANTSGGILLIGVKDKTKEIVGVSSSLQEEERIANVISDSIAPLIIPDIEIHAYRDRELIIIRVPHAAGPFYLKAEGPKNGVYIRFGSTNRIVDDEMLNSLKLFSENRTYDELPSPKGILDEEAIEKSFAIVKKCPTKKQLAALNVLTEHLGKSINTNGGTLLFGLNRLTLFPDALIRCARFKGINKERIIDSREITSSLPFAVGEALAFIEKNTAIESVIGKIHRQDIPEYPPFALREAVINAILHSDYSIKGCYIQIAIFDDRIEFTNPGGLPFGQTIQKALQGFSKLRNRVIGRVFKELKLIEQWGSGLQRILAVCAKEGLGIPLIEEHNNQFRLTLYGKRTQQRQLLAWEKVLFDHLEERQSITTKEAAKIWNVSDRTARTRLKAMAESGRLQRVATSEKDPFALFIIRK
- a CDS encoding 60 kDa chaperonin 2 (Product derived from UniProtKB/Swiss-Prot:Q6MBZ5;Gene name derived from UniProtKB/Swiss-Prot:Q6MBZ5), which encodes MAAKNIKFKEEARQKILKGVRTLADAVKVTLGPKGRNVIIDKTYGTPHITKDGVTVAKEIELEDKFENMGAQMVKEVASKTADKAGDGTTTATVLAEAIYSEGLRNVAAGANPMDLKRGMEKALKTVVGELTKRSKKVETQQEIAQVATISANNDAEIGDIIAKAMERVGKDGTITVEEAKGFETTLDVVEGMNFDRGYLSPYFMTNPETQECVLEDAYILIYEKKISSVKELIPILQAVAETGKPLLIIAEDVEGEALATLVVNRLRVGLKVCAVKAPGFGDRRKAILQDIAVLTGGQVISEELGMNLEKATIEMLGKAKKAVVKKEETTVVEGAGNRQQINEQISLIKRQIEETDSDYDREKLQERLAKLAGGVGVIRVGAATEIEMKEKKDRVEDAQHATAAAVEEGILPGGGVAFIRCIPAVKALAEKLTGDEKTGAMIIIRALSAPLRQIAENAGQEGFVILLEVEKLTDQNGYNALTGEYVDMVKAGILDPTKVSRSALENAVSVAAMLLTTEAIVAEIPDQKEAAPSPAGMDY
- a CDS encoding Uncharacterized protein (Product derived from UniProtKB/Trembl:F8KVK2) codes for the protein MKGRKARSIEGLEKYNFAKLATSEGSARERRRFLAFAHIQDGKSLSEAARMIKVKPSTVIIWVCKFRKDGIEGLKEKGGRGAEPCIPKNEEALIGQAVLAMQENRVGGRIRAQDVHERVKRTYGKSLSNGSLYRLLHRVGLSWITGRSIHPKADIEKQTDFKKNSKKKSKE